The Prochlorococcus marinus str. MIT 9301 genome window below encodes:
- a CDS encoding LON peptidase substrate-binding domain-containing protein: MGELSVRELPLFPLPEVVLFPQEVLPLHIFESRYRMMLQSVLEGDSMFGVIKFDPTTKSMANVGCCAQIIKHQTAEDGRSNIITLGQQRFQVLEIMRSTPFYSAMVSWISDDNIDDFQKLDSLKDSVKEALSDVINLTSKLTNTKKNLPDKLPDNPMDLSFWIGAHLGGPVAEEQQKLLEERNTFTRLQREYEMLDHTRKQLAARTVLKESFPDIKEN; encoded by the coding sequence ATGGGAGAACTCTCAGTAAGGGAATTACCTTTATTTCCTTTGCCAGAGGTAGTTCTTTTTCCTCAAGAAGTATTGCCTTTGCATATCTTTGAATCGAGATATAGGATGATGCTTCAATCTGTTCTTGAAGGTGATTCCATGTTTGGAGTTATCAAGTTTGATCCAACTACTAAAAGTATGGCTAACGTTGGATGTTGCGCGCAAATTATAAAACATCAAACTGCAGAGGATGGGAGAAGTAATATTATCACTCTCGGACAACAAAGATTTCAAGTTTTAGAAATTATGCGTTCGACGCCATTTTATTCCGCGATGGTTAGTTGGATTAGCGATGATAATATTGATGACTTTCAAAAATTAGATTCTCTAAAAGACTCAGTAAAAGAAGCACTTAGTGATGTTATAAATTTAACAAGTAAATTGACTAATACCAAGAAAAATCTACCTGACAAATTACCTGATAACCCAATGGATTTATCATTTTGGATTGGAGCTCATTTGGGCGGACCTGTTGCTGAGGAACAGCAAAAACTTCTTGAAGAAAGAAATACTTTTACCCGTTTGCAAAGAGAATATGAAATGCTTGATCATACAAGAAAACAACTTGCAGCAAGAACAGTATTGAAAGAAAGTTTTCCTGACATAAAAGAAAATTAA
- the rpsJ gene encoding 30S ribosomal protein S10 has translation MTASIAQQKIRIRLKAFDRRMLDLSCDKIIQTADTTSASAIGPIPLPTKRKIYCVLRSPHVDKDSREHFETRTHRRIIDIYSPSAKTIDALMKLDLPSGVDIEVKL, from the coding sequence ATGACTGCATCAATTGCACAACAAAAAATAAGAATAAGACTGAAAGCATTTGACAGAAGAATGCTTGATTTATCTTGTGACAAAATAATCCAAACTGCTGATACTACTTCTGCCTCAGCAATTGGTCCAATTCCTTTACCTACAAAAAGAAAGATTTATTGTGTCCTTAGATCACCACATGTTGACAAAGATTCTAGAGAGCATTTTGAAACAAGAACACATAGAAGAATAATAGATATCTACAGTCCTTCTGCAAAAACTATTGACGCTTTAATGAAACTAGATCTTCCTAGTGGTGTAGATATAGAAGTTAAACTTTAA
- the tuf gene encoding elongation factor Tu, with protein MAREKFERNKPHVNIGTIGHVDHGKTTLTAAITNVLAKKGQAQAQDYGDIDGAPEERERGITINTAHVEYETEGRHYAHVDCPGHADYVKNMITGAAQMDGAILVCAATDGPMAQTKEHILLAKQVGVPALVVALNKCDMVDDEEIIELVEMEIRELLDSYDFPGDDIPIVQVSGLKALEGDSTWESKIEELMKAVDASIPEPEREVDKPFLMAVEDVFSITGRGTVATGRIERGKVKVGEEVEIVGIRDTRLTTVTGVEMFRKLLDEGMAGDNVGLLLRGVQKEDIERGMVLVKKGSITPHTQFEGEVYVLKKEEGGRHTPFFAGYRPQFYIRTTDVTGQITAFTSDDGSNVEMVMPGDRIKMTGELICPVAIEQGMRFAIREGGRTIGAGVVSKILK; from the coding sequence ATGGCTCGCGAGAAGTTCGAAAGGAACAAACCACATGTCAACATAGGTACTATTGGCCATGTTGATCATGGAAAAACAACACTAACTGCTGCTATTACAAATGTATTAGCCAAAAAAGGTCAAGCTCAAGCTCAAGACTATGGAGATATTGATGGTGCTCCTGAAGAAAGAGAGCGTGGAATTACCATTAATACAGCTCATGTTGAGTATGAAACTGAAGGCAGACATTATGCTCATGTTGATTGTCCAGGACATGCTGATTATGTTAAAAATATGATCACAGGGGCCGCACAAATGGACGGAGCAATTCTAGTTTGTGCAGCTACAGATGGTCCCATGGCTCAAACAAAAGAGCATATTCTTTTAGCTAAACAAGTTGGAGTTCCTGCTCTTGTAGTTGCTCTCAATAAGTGCGATATGGTCGATGACGAGGAAATTATTGAACTTGTTGAGATGGAAATTAGAGAACTTTTAGATAGCTACGATTTCCCTGGCGATGACATTCCTATAGTTCAAGTTTCTGGTTTAAAAGCTCTTGAAGGAGATTCAACTTGGGAATCAAAGATTGAAGAATTAATGAAAGCAGTCGATGCTAGCATTCCTGAGCCTGAAAGAGAAGTTGACAAACCATTCTTGATGGCAGTAGAAGATGTTTTCTCTATAACTGGTAGAGGAACTGTTGCTACTGGAAGAATTGAGAGAGGTAAAGTTAAAGTTGGAGAAGAAGTAGAAATAGTAGGAATAAGAGACACAAGATTAACAACTGTTACTGGTGTAGAAATGTTCCGAAAACTTCTAGATGAAGGAATGGCTGGTGATAATGTTGGTTTACTTTTACGTGGTGTACAGAAAGAGGATATTGAGAGAGGAATGGTTCTCGTTAAGAAAGGATCTATTACTCCTCATACTCAGTTTGAAGGAGAAGTTTATGTTCTCAAAAAAGAAGAGGGCGGAAGACATACTCCTTTCTTTGCTGGATATAGACCACAGTTCTATATCAGAACAACTGACGTGACTGGTCAAATTACCGCATTTACCTCTGATGATGGCTCTAATGTTGAAATGGTTATGCCAGGAGACAGAATTAAGATGACTGGAGAATTAATTTGTCCAGTAGCTATTGAACAAGGTATGCGATTCGCAATCCGTGAAGGAGGGCGTACTATCGGTGCAGGGGTTGTTTCTAAAATACTCAAATAA